A window from Branchiostoma lanceolatum isolate klBraLanc5 chromosome 9, klBraLanc5.hap2, whole genome shotgun sequence encodes these proteins:
- the LOC136442625 gene encoding aspartic and glutamic acid-rich protein-like: MDPSLSPAPVSPATESPAPVSAASVSAATESPAPVSTASVSPAPLSSIPGTPATCAAHNTTTVSGVTRTLTSPLFPDRYPHSLSCSWTFLAPKDKFVEVQFLMLSLEAESKCRYDRVVVLTDGTETSDGPYCTGNQPYEVFYGKNVTVKFISDNSVAKQGFKLTYRSVQGVQGYIDRFRRDLGAPEITYEENNGQDVPSEGENYFDEEQGEEDAENGVEEDEEEDYEDVQDEENGEEEEGDEKQDFEDYKEDQDEEGGTNEQGDEEKHWEDYEDYEEVQTEEDGENEQGDVEQDLENYEDYGEVQDEKDSKKEQGDEEEHWEDYGNNEEDGTNEEGDVGQYWEGDYEEDQEEEDEQDEQEDNGEEQYEEGDHGEVQDEQDGFNEQSEEDDYEEKQDGEDVQEEEDSVQGREEEDGQEQDVNEGDGGEEDEEDRLKFLIWALHEGEDIEDILDDDPSEVANEASEEVHLRKKRFVSDGSGSIKSSLAGDPDVKKGKGKGKRRGKGGGGKKKRGPRQNGTGVGEAGETEQRRNGGMKQNVRMAAPGARGGNKGGKKRGNRCSKRQGKGRKSKKSKGKKPRNRKGKGGKNGTAPTPGPFLSGGLVKA; encoded by the exons atGGACC CATCTTTGTCTCCAGCACCTGTGTCTCCAGCAACTGAGTCTCCAGCACCTGTGTCTGCAGCATCTGTGTCTGCAGCAACTGAGTCTCCAGCACCTGTGTCTACAGCATCTGTGTCTCCAGCACCTTTGTCTAGCATTCCCGGGACGCCGGCGACCTGCGCGGCCCACAACACGACCACCGTGTCAGGCGTGACGCGGACTCTGACGTCACCCCTGTTCCCGGACCGCTACCCACACAGCCTGTCCTGCTCATGGACCTTTCTCGCGCCGAAAGACAA GTTTGTGGAGGTGCAGTTCCTGATGTTGTCCTTGGAGGCCGAGTCCAAGTGCAGGTACGACCGCGTGGTCGTACTGACCGACGGCACGGAGACGAGCGACGGGCCCTACTGCACCGGCAACCAGCCCTACGAGGTCTTCTACGGCAAGAACGTCACCGTCAAGTTCATCTCCGACAACAGCGTGGCCAAGCAAGGGTTCAAGTTGACCTACCGCAGCGTCCAAGGCGTCCAAGGTTACATCGACAG aTTTCGGCGAGACTTGGGTGCGCCGGAGATCACATATGAAGAGAACAACGGCCAAGATGTGCCATCAGAAGGAGAAAACTACTTTGATGAGGAGCAAGGTGAAGAGGATGCTGAAAATGGAGTAGAGGAAGATGAGGAAGAAGACTACGAAGATGTGCAGGATGAAGAGAATGGTGAAGAGGAAGAAGGGGACGAAAAGCAAGACTTTGAAGACTATAAAGAAGATCAGGATGAAGAAGGTGGTACAAACGAGCAAGGTGACGAAGAGAAACACTGGGAAGACTATGAAGATTATGAAGAAGTGCAGACTGAAGAGGATGGTGAAAACGAGCAAGGTGACGTAGAGCAAGACTTGGAAAACTATGAGGACTATGGGGAAGTGCAGGATGAAAAAGATAGTAAAAAGGAGCAAGGTGACGAAGAGGAACACTGGGAAGACTATGGAAACAATGAAGAAGATGGTACAAATGAGGAAGGTGACGTAGGGCAATATTGGGAAGGAGACTATGAAGAAGATCAAGAGGAGGAGGACGAGCAAGATGAACAAGAAGATAATGGAGAAGAACAATATGAGGAAGGAGATCACGGTGAAGTGCAAGATGAACAGGACGGTTTTAACGAGCAAAGTGAAGAAGACGActatgaagaaaaacaagatggagAAGATGTCCAAGAAGAAGAGGATAGTGTACAGggcagagaagaagaagatggacAAGAGCAAGATGTGAATGAGGGTGATGGTGgagaagaagacgaagaagaccGTCTTAAGTTTCTAATATGGGCATTACATGAAGGAGAGGACATTGAAGACATACTAGATGATGACCCTAGTGAGGTAGCCAATGAGGCAAGTGAAGAAGTTCACCTGCGTAAAAAACGATTTGTGTCGGACGGGAGTGGAAGTATTAAATCCTCTTTGGCAGGTGACCCAGATGTTAAGAAAGGCAAGGGAAAAGGCAAGAGGAGGGGCAAAGGTGGTGGAGGGAAAAAGAAGAGGGGTCCACGCCAAAACGGGACTGGAGTGGGCGAAGCTGGAGAAACTGAGCAACGAAGGAATGGTGGCATGAAGCAAAACGTAAGGATGGCTGCTCCAGGTGCAAGGGGGGGAAATAAGGGAGGAAAAAAGCGTGGCAATAGATGCTCCAAGAGGCAGGGAAAAGGAAGAAAGTCCAAGAAAAGCAAAGGAAAGAAGCCCAGGAACCGAAAAGGAAAAGGTGGTAAAAATGGAACAGCACCAACTCCCGGGCCATTTTTGTCAGGCGGATTGGTAAAGGCATAG